tgtgaaATCAAAATTATAAACAGTGGTAGTATTGagaattaaatgataaattttttaaaataaaattatattaaaaatgtccaataaattatttatgtatAGAGAGAGAAAGTGTGGGCCATTGGTTAGGTCATCTTTGGTTGGTTGCTCTAGCCTGTGTGTCTGGCTCCCGAGTTAACGTTAGCTGCCACAGGTAGATCTGATTCTGAGATTCTTGATTTCCGAGTCATTGGTGATTGATTGGTGAACGGTTATTTCTTGTTCATCATGGAATTCTATTCTTACCAAATCACATCATCTCCATccacttcttttttttcttatatatcATTTTTTAATCACATCTCTAACCCCTACCCCTTAATGATAGATATTTTGTAGGTCTTCTCAAATTCCTGTTTTTATTTTGGTAAAAAAATTGTATGATTGAGTGACAGATTTTGTGGAATTATGGAGTGTGCATGTAGAAACTATAATCACTCTTAtcaattattattaacttttatcaAACTAATGAATTgataatattttgatatatgAAGTTTATAGATATGTTCCCTTAGAAAGGGTGAAACCATAATAATGTCTTATTTTATACTTCTGCAACAACCATAGTAAAGCATTATATATATCTATACTAATTGATTAGATGTCAATTAAGATCACCATTATCATTATAAATATACAATTATTCATGTATAAATACATGCTTTatacaataatttatatttagaaaataaacataaattatTGGAATATAAACATTTGGATTTACTGCTCTTCatgtttaatattaatattaaattggtTGGTAATTTCATTTGCACTGTACTAATAAATACTAATTTAAAAATGTATgcacattaataaaaaaaaaaattaaaacaaagcgACGTACAAAagcatgtaaaaaaaaattacatggcAGAACAAATAGCGGTTGACATTTTGTATAGTATCGCTATCCTTTCTCTACTTTGATCGTTGTTCTTGGAGGTGTTGATGGTCATTGGTCAGTGAGCTTGGTGACGGCTATTCAATAGCTACTCTAAAACTGCAAATGCCTTggactgattttttttttatccggTAATAGCGTATTTACTTTGTATTTAGTAGGCTTTGGGCGGTGGAATGGTGATTTTCGGGCTAGCTATGAGGAGATGCATGTCCTTGCTGTGTtgtgttttcttttattttttcagattTTTAGCATGCAGTGGTTGGGATTTCCAAACGATGGTACTCCTGCAAATTTCCTCTTCACCGGCTGATTGGattgtttaaatttatttgtcaTTATAGTTCTATATTTAGCCTGATTAGTCATGAAAAATGCAATATGCAACAGATTTTgcattgttttaaaaaaatcgaaaaatttataataagtgGCAAAAGTGCCAAGTGGCAACCTTGGTAATTAAGTCTTGATACTATCAGTTGTATTATAAGAAAAGGGTTAGTATTGATTATACTTTGAagctctattttttttaaagaagataattttgaaaatatatatttttacattttttaatattgaaattaaaaatttaattaaaattttaattattttaaaaaataacttttcctttaaatttttttttaaaaaatatttaaaattttattatcagTACTAAACTTCATATATGAATATATTAACATTTTTTAacataataatgaaaaataatttttttaaaaagaatatttttcatatctagAGTTAGAAATGGAGCCATTTGACTTGTAAAAATATAAGGTTTATCAAATATGGGGATGCATATAATATACACAAAAATAGATCACTAAACACCGATTCTCAATTCTCATGGCGGTTATATAATAATAAGATTGCAAACAAAATCAAACAAATACAAGACAATCACGTAATTAAACACCccccataaattattttttttttttaaatgactaAGCCTAGTtgaataaaataacaaaaagctCAGTCATGATTTTACCTTGTCAGCTGCAATGCAATAtcataataaaatgataaatcaaCTCATGCAATTTCAATAGGCTGCTACATGTTCCTCAACTCACAAGGGTAGTAGGCCAAAagagaagggaaaaaaaagagagcaATCTAACTGATAAagagtttttaatgaaatggCAATCAAATCACTGATTATATTCAAATGGCGAGAATTCCATCCACAGTGTGACACAAGCTTCACTAATATGAATTGTCAAACACAATTACATGTGGAAAAGAATGTGTATTGTTCTGGTTAGGGCATCAGCCGCTACTTCCAGTCATTGCAGTTAATCTCTCCCTCATGTCATTTCCTCTcaataatcaattactaatttacATTTTAGTTAATcataatactaaaaaaaatcttattaaaagtGGAGCAAGCAAAATAATAATAGTGATAATAATACAATCAATATCCATATAGGTGGAGGGAGGGACTTGAAAATGGTGCAAACACACTGGATCCCTTTTTCACTTGCCCACCTTTAGTTTAAAGTTGCTCATCCCTACATGCAACTTATCCACTTCACCTTCATTCTCTGTCTGAGCACAAGTTCTGTGATTGAGCCAAGGGTGTTGCAGGCACTGCTGAGCAGTGGGCCGCTTCTCTGGTGTAAAATCGAGAAGGGGACGGAGAAATTCAGCAAACTCCCGAGCTTCATTCTCAGAAAATTTGTATTTATCAACCAGTAAGCGATCAAGTGACCAAAACTTCAGTCTTCTAATCCTTTTTAGGTCCCCATATCTATCGAAGAAATCCTTGGATTGAGCTCCTCCAACAGCTATCTGCCGCTCATGCAAGAACTAAGAGATAAATGCGCTACAAATAATTCAATATATATCCAATACCATTAAAAATCTATGAGCATACCTTTCGGGGAATCTTTCCAAGGAGTTCCATCATAAGAGCAAGGTGATCCTGAAAACAACAAACCAAAAGCTTAGAGATTTTCTATTACCACACAAATATGATACAGTGACAATAAATTGGCACACAAAGAGCAATGACAAATTAACCAGTCATGTCCAGAATCAAGATCAGTCCATAATAGAACCTATAATTCCACATGTTTCTTTTTGCAGACAATTCAAATGTAATTAAGGATGAAGGTGATTATAAACTCGATGTTAGAAATTCAGAATCAGTCTGTTATGGTATATTGAGGCAACAACAggttcattcaaacaatatgCTCTCCCTAGACAAGCTAAAATCTAGTCCACAAATATCTCATTCAGTTAATTGGGTCCTGGAGGATTGGGGTTGGGGAGGGGGGGGGGGAGGAGGAGCTAAACCAGGTGTAAGCAGGACTTGCCCATTTTGCTGCAAAGATGGATAAAATGTGAAAGAAGCATAAACTACGCAaacaatatttgaaaaaaaaaatgttttactAGTAAtattttgcttttctttctccccTACATCATTCAACAGTCttcctaatttttttattttctactgcAAATACCATATCACATATAAATCACATTTACATGTAAGAAAATAAACATAGATTTATCAGAATAACTGTGATATCTGACAATGCTAAATCATAGATCCTACCTCATCCTCACTAAATCCCTGTCCACCCTTAGGAGCAAAGAGCATGTCACCTGTAGCAAGCTCAAAAGCAGTGCAAGCAAATGACCACATATCAACAGAGAAGGAATATCCAGACCGCAGAATGACTTCAGGAGCTCTATACTGCCTCGTTTGAATCTCTTCTGCAAACTGCTTGTCAGCCCAACATGCATTTCCAAAATCGACAACCTTACACCTTATATCAACCCCATCCAAGCATTTCTGTGGTTTTTTCACAGCTCCTCCCATTGAACCTCTTCTTTCTGAAATCTTAGCAACTGCCCTCCTAGCTCTCCTTTTCAGCTTTTTCTCAATGATATTCATGGTAGCTCCACCATTAAGGCTACCTTCAGGCCTTTGAAGAATTGGTGTGAGCCCAGATCTAATTGGATCCTTGGCAGGATCAATAGTGGAATAAAGAAGAATATTTTCAGGTTTGAGGTCAGAGTGAATCAAACCAAGTTCCCTATGCATGTAATCCAGGCATATCAAAATGCATTTGCATATCTCTCTAACTTTATTCAATTGTAGACCTTTGTAACGACTATGCCTGATTAGCCGCAGCAAGCTATCACCAAGAAATTCAAGGACCATGCAATGATGCTGCCCGTTTGGTCCTGCATGCTTGAAGTGGTCAATCAGTTGCACAACACATTTAGAATTGGATGGATCACCATTAGCTATGGCTGAGAGGACTTCAATTTCATGAAGGGCAGCCTGAGCAAACTGTGCGGCACTTTTCTGGATTTTAAGTGCAACATAATTCTGGAAAgtgaaaagaaataaattcaGAATTCAAGAAAAGCTCCATCAATTCTACTTCCAGCTTGAATCATGAAGCAGTAGAAAAAGGCAGGCAACAGTAACAATCAGTAGAGCAAAATATTCATATTGACAGCAAAACAAGTCTGGCATATTGGATGTCACCATTTGATTAGACAAGAAGCTCAAATCAAAGATTTATACACACAAAGTTAACTTAAATCAACTTAGAGTTCAACTAATTAAATTGTAGTACCAGGTCGAGCACTTACTTTATCAAATAAGACGCAACCACAGATTTCACCAGGAGAAGTCCTCTAACATTACCCCTCCAGAAATTAAAACTCGGCTTTAATCCCAAATTAGTTGGTGTCTAACTCAAGCATTACACATATTTAATCATTAATCTTTATTATATCTATGTACAAACATGGGGGTTTTGTGAAGTTAATATGACCAAGGTATTACAGAAGGAAAATTGTATAGCTAATGCATCAAAATTCGCAACCCCAATTGATGAAATCGAAACAACAGAATGTAACTGTCATTcttcttttttcaattattcCAAAAGACGACAAAAAAGGGCATTCAATGGTAAGGCAAAACAAACAcgaaaaagaattttttttttttatccacaTATAGAGACCCCTGCCTTTGTTATACTAAATCTATAGTGAGCAAATCCAAAATGGTTTATAAATCAATTACACGCCATAGTCTGACACCTCGAAAAGCAGAAACATAGCAACTCAGCAGCAGGACAGATGCGAGTTACTCGGGAAATATGAGAAAACCAAGACGGATCCTTTGTCCATATACACACTACTGGTCAAAACTCAAAATAGCATCAACACTCGCATTGATCTCATcgaacaaaacaaaaaaagaaaaaaagtaactatccaaaaataaaagaaatgaatGACGGCATAacgattggaaaaaaaaaaaatcacacatAACGTAGACATCTCTTCATCAAaacgaaaaaaaataatagatttagAAAGTGCAGCAGGTATTGATGATGATccaatttaaaaggaaaaaggaaaaatcaaAGCAACAATCAAAACAGTTACATACAGAGGATTTGGTATCATAAGCGAGCCAGACGGTAGAGAACTGGCCCCAGCCAAGCTTCCTCTGGGCTATATAACGGCCACCAGCGAACTGATCGCCGACTCTAACGGCATGATAACCGCCTTTCCTATAAGAGTCGATTCCCTCATCGTCCTCGGATTCAGACCCAGACGAAGACGAACACGACATCGTTCTATCTGTATAAATGGATCAAAACACGGAGAGATCGGGTCAGATTCTGGTCTCCGATTGAATTGATCTGCAAACTGTGTAAACAGTCGAGTGCTTTAGAATGGATTGGAATTAGGGCATGTGAGATTGAGGAAATGAAGGAggagaaagagaaggagaagacTGTGAAATTGTGTGGCGTTTGGGGTTTCTCAATACAAATGATGGAAGGCGAGGGGAAGGCTCTCTCcacctttttctctttttccttcGCCACTTTAGTTACTTTGCAGTTTGTTGCAATTTAAAGGTGGGAGTGGAAATGACGATTGTGTCCTCTGATCTGGGTTGGATTTTTGGTGGAGTGGACTTATCAAAATTGTTCCTGTGCACCCACCTTTGTCGTGGTTAGCTGCTCCACCTTCCTTCttcattgtaattttttttaaaaataatcaatgAGTTACATGCATTTCCTTTTCTCAATAAGATAATTTCATTGAAAATCAAGCGTAGATTACTCAACACAAATAATAACCTAATTAGTGCATTCAGCCACATTTATCAAAGGGTCAGTCAAAATTTAATTCGAACAAAGAGATCTTATTGAGACAAAAGAAATTAGCAACCCACTGCTACTTTTGCACTGTGTAACTCAAACTAAGCCACTACAAACTATGTAAGAAGTACCAATGAGCATAAAACTATCAACTCTCCTTCTTAAGGCCATAAAAATCTAGTAGActctaaaaaaataagaatggaAAAACTTTATTACTG
This is a stretch of genomic DNA from Manihot esculenta cultivar AM560-2 chromosome 2, M.esculenta_v8, whole genome shotgun sequence. It encodes these proteins:
- the LOC110609318 gene encoding SRSF protein kinase 3: MSCSSSSGSESEDDEGIDSYRKGGYHAVRVGDQFAGGRYIAQRKLGWGQFSTVWLAYDTKSSNYVALKIQKSAAQFAQAALHEIEVLSAIANGDPSNSKCVVQLIDHFKHAGPNGQHHCMVLEFLGDSLLRLIRHSRYKGLQLNKVREICKCILICLDYMHRELGLIHSDLKPENILLYSTIDPAKDPIRSGLTPILQRPEGSLNGGATMNIIEKKLKRRARRAVAKISERRGSMGGAVKKPQKCLDGVDIRCKVVDFGNACWADKQFAEEIQTRQYRAPEVILRSGYSFSVDMWSFACTAFELATGDMLFAPKGGQGFSEDEDHLALMMELLGKIPRKIAVGGAQSKDFFDRYGDLKRIRRLKFWSLDRLLVDKYKFSENEAREFAEFLRPLLDFTPEKRPTAQQCLQHPWLNHRTCAQTENEGEVDKLHVGMSNFKLKVGK